The Panicum hallii strain FIL2 chromosome 9, PHallii_v3.1, whole genome shotgun sequence genome has a window encoding:
- the LOC112875295 gene encoding zinc finger X-linked protein ZXDB-like: MNFSVGGSGGGGGGGGGGGGPGDGREQAERWLEIAEKLLAARDLVGCKRFAERAVESDPLLAGADELLAVTDVLLASQSALPSGQPDPLAVLQLPPGAAPDQAAVSRAFRRLALLLSPRNPHPGADVALRLVNDAYAVLSDPSRRPPPSANQAMGTPPPSQHASAAAAAAPPAPDPPEFWTACPFCCYVHQYPRDLVGRALKCPNEGCRRGFVAAEIPAAPTIVPGTEMYHCAWGFFPLGFPNAADLGGNWKAFYKMFPWNTAPGGEGAGGRSQGYRGGSNIRQPQVGSARGGSSRGRIKKTTARKRVGAGLKRRSFGGGVESGIDSSMLGQEGWAGDEDGGDGRAEEVRGININEAAQATDSSGRVNVSGAGGVEDMGNFHIDVDATEDILGNLHNLPFLRVDNLGRML; the protein is encoded by the coding sequence ATGAACTTCTCCGTCGGCGGGagcgggggcggtggcggtggtggcggcggcgggggaggcccCGGAGACGGCCGCGAGCAGGCGGAGCGCTGGCTGGAGATCGCGGAGAAGCTCCTCGCCGCGCGCGACCTCGTCGGCTGCAAGCGCTTCGCGGAGCGGGCCGTGGAGTCCGACCCGCTCCTCGCGGGCGCCGATGAGCTCCTCGCCGTTACCGACGTCCTCCTCGCCTCCCAGTCGGCCCTCCCCTCGGGCCAGCCCGACCCGCTCGCCGTCCTGCAGCTCCCGCCCGGGGCCGCCCCCGACCAGGCCGCCGTCTCCCGCGCCTTCCGCCGcctcgcgctcctcctcagcCCGCGCAACCCGCACCCGGGCGCCGACGTGGCGCTCCGCCTCGTCAACGACGCCTACGCCGTCCTCTCCGATCCgtcccgccgccccccgccttCTGCCAATCAAGCGATGGGTACCCCCCCTCCCTCCCAGCATGcctccgcggcggccgccgccgcccctccggcCCCCGATCCGCCGGAGTTCTGGACGGCGTGCCCGTTCTGCTGCTACGTGCACCAGTACCCGCGCGACCTGGTCGGGCGTGCCCTCAAGTGCCCCAACGAGGGGTGCCGCCGTGGGTTCGTGGCCGCTGAGATCCCTGCCGCGCCGACTATCGTGCCGGGCACCGAAATGTACCACTGCGCCTGGGGGTTCTTCCCCCTCGGATTTCCCAATGCGGCTGACCTGGGTGGCAACTGGAAGGCATTCTACAAGATGTTCCCGTGGAACACAGCTCCCGGTGGCGAAGGTGCTGGTGGTAGGAGCCAAGGGTACCGCGGTGGGAGCAATATTAGGCAGCCGCAGGTTGGCAGTGCTCGTGGTGGCTCCTCTAGAGGTAGGATCAAGAAGACGACCGCTCGCAAGAGGGTTGGAGCGGGGCTCAAGAGACGTTCTTTTGGTGGTGGCGTGGAGAGCGGCATTGATTCGTCCATGCTTGGACAGGAAGGGTGGGCTGGGGATGAGGACGGTGGAGATGGACGGGCTGAGGAGGTGAGGGGAATTAACATAAATGAGGCGGCGCAGGCAACAGATAGTAGTGGTAGGGTGAATGTTAGTGGTGCTGGCGGGGTTGAAGATATGGGCAACTTCCATATTGATGTTGATGCAACAGAGGATATATTGGGGAATTTGCACAACTTGCCCTTCTTGAGGGTGGACAATCTTGGGCGAATGCTTTAA